From Hyphomicrobiales bacterium 4NK60-0047b, the proteins below share one genomic window:
- a CDS encoding cytochrome ubiquinol oxidase subunit I, with product MLEYFDAVLLARIQFAFTIAFHIIFPAFSIGLASFLAVLEALWLITGKDIYIDLFHYWKKIFAITFGMGVVSGLVMSYQFGTNWSVFSDKTGPVLGPLLGYEVLSAFFLEAGFLGIMLFGMDKVGKGLHFTATALVAIGTLFSAFWILSVNSWMQTPAGFSFNEVGQFIPVDWFAVIFNPSFPYRLVHMVLAAYLTTSFIVGSVAAFHLLKDNANKHARTMFSLAIWMATIVAPIQLIAGDMHGLNTIEHQPAKVAAMEGHFHTQKGAPLILFGLPNMETGKVDYAIEIPKLGSMILKHGWDEEVKGLSEWPKKDWPNVPIVFWSFRIMVGIGMAMIGIGLVGLILRMTGRLYTQTLFHKACILMGPTGLVALLAGWFVTEVGRQPYTVYGILRTSESVSPIASPGIWGSLIALVFVYFLVFTPGVIYILRQMKNNPAENAQTQH from the coding sequence ATGCTCGAATATTTTGACGCTGTTTTATTAGCCCGTATCCAATTCGCCTTCACAATCGCATTTCACATTATTTTCCCAGCCTTTTCCATAGGTCTAGCCAGCTTTTTAGCAGTATTAGAAGCTTTGTGGTTAATCACAGGAAAAGACATCTACATTGATCTATTCCATTACTGGAAAAAAATCTTCGCCATTACTTTTGGTATGGGCGTTGTCTCCGGTCTTGTGATGTCATATCAATTCGGCACCAATTGGAGTGTCTTTTCAGATAAAACAGGCCCCGTATTAGGTCCTCTTCTTGGATATGAAGTTTTAAGTGCTTTTTTCCTGGAAGCTGGTTTCCTTGGAATAATGCTTTTTGGTATGGACAAAGTTGGTAAGGGACTACACTTCACAGCAACGGCCCTCGTCGCCATTGGCACACTCTTCTCTGCCTTCTGGATCCTTTCGGTTAATAGTTGGATGCAAACACCTGCAGGATTTAGTTTTAATGAAGTTGGTCAATTTATCCCTGTTGATTGGTTCGCAGTGATCTTTAACCCGTCTTTTCCTTATAGACTGGTTCATATGGTCCTGGCAGCCTATCTCACAACCTCATTTATTGTTGGTAGTGTCGCAGCGTTCCACCTTCTAAAAGATAACGCAAACAAGCACGCTCGCACAATGTTCTCACTCGCTATTTGGATGGCCACAATCGTTGCCCCAATTCAACTTATTGCGGGTGACATGCATGGTCTAAATACCATTGAGCATCAACCGGCCAAAGTCGCAGCTATGGAAGGTCACTTCCATACGCAAAAAGGAGCACCGCTTATCCTCTTTGGCTTGCCAAATATGGAAACCGGTAAGGTCGATTACGCAATTGAAATTCCAAAACTAGGCAGCATGATCCTCAAGCATGGTTGGGATGAAGAAGTAAAAGGCTTAAGCGAATGGCCCAAAAAAGATTGGCCGAATGTGCCCATAGTCTTTTGGAGCTTTAGAATAATGGTCGGCATTGGTATGGCCATGATCGGCATCGGTTTGGTTGGTCTGATTTTACGCATGACCGGGCGGCTTTATACACAAACTCTATTTCATAAAGCCTGTATACTCATGGGACCAACAGGACTTGTCGCCCTGCTTGCCGGCTGGTTCGTCACCGAAGTGGGACGCCAACCCTATACAGTCTATGGCATCCTTCGAACTTCAGAGAGTGTCTCACCCATTGCATCTCCAGGTATTTGGGGGTCACTGATAGCACTGGTATTTGTTTATTTTCTCGTCTTTACACCTGGGGTCATCTACATCCTTCGCCAAATGAAAAATAACCCGGCTGAAAATGCCCAAACTCAACATTAG